TACAAAGCACTTTTCCCATTAGTGTGAATTGTTGTTTCCAGCTGCATTAACCGAATACAACACGCTGATGTTTTATTTGCTGAATCAGTTTCGGCTCACGTTGTTCTGCTGACATTGAGAAAGATGCATATGGTGACACAAGTTGTGTTGCTCTCCAGAAATGATTTaccaaaatgtttttctcacatGGCAGTGAAGGTACAACAGGACACCGGTCCTGTCTAACAGCATGTGTACAGTGTTTTTCACTCTGGCTCAATGCTCTTTGCTCTAATATTTTGTCTCATAGGCTTGTATTACCATCCGTCAGTGTATTCCTCACATATATGGTTGCCAAATAAAGCCACACCAGTTCTGTATATCTGTCATAACTCACTGTTCCCGAGACGGTACATCAGGATGCATTAAGGCATGCCTGGATGTCTATTTTAGTACTTTGCACTTTGgtggacagttttttttttttttttttttcctgtcttttAGGGCAGACGGTGGACGGTGCACTTGATAGCTGTTGATCACGTGCTCCTCCTCTCCTTACTGAAAAAATGTCTGCACCTGCTGTTTGGCATATTGTACAATACACTTCTCTCAAATACTTAAAGAAAAGGTCCTGAGGTGGTCTTTTTTTCCTGATAGAGGCTTTAGCTCTTCTCAGACTGTACTTGTCATGTTTTACAGCATCTTGTTTTGGGATTCTAATAGTTTATGCTGAGATATTATGGCATTATTTCAATAAAACTATCAGCTCCTCggcatgcatttttattaggaGTTATTGTGGTTCATCATCTCCCAAATAGTCTGAGGGCTCGCTCGACCAATTGAATCAAACcagtgttttagtttttattttattaataattttatttattttttgcgatgtggttttgtcatttttatatatatatatatatatatatatatatatatatatatatatatatatatatatatatatatatatatatatatatatatatatatatatatatatttttttttttttttttttttttttttaaaaatttaataatttagatttaatttctttttcatttagtattagttttagtttagttgttttagttTCAATTAATTTCAGTTAGAAAAGTTAACAAACTAAATGACCATTACAACTTAAATAATCTAATCTGTTTTGactaataactgtttttttttttttttggtacagttttagcatttgtttgtttatttatttataaatttaaaatttgaatgcTTCATAATTATTTGTCAGTTGTcaagaaaccatttttaatgttcatttagCCTTTATTTTGcctttcatctaatattttattttattttttttattttatccattaaGGTCTAGACAAAAAGTCTACCCAGAGTGTTCcagggtttattttattttattttattttattttattttattttttattaaagtctagacaaaaaaaagtctACCCAGAATGTTCcagggtttattttattttatgtattttattctattttatccATTAAAGTCTAGACAAAAAGTCTACCCAGAGTCTTCCAGGGTTTATTcagggtttattttattttattcattaaagtcTAGACAAAAAAAGTCTACCCAGAGTGTGTCAGGGTTCAATTAGTAATGGTTTAGTAAGCAATCTTTGACAATGTCTGTTGATAAACTTACTGAACCGTTTTCATACAACACCTGCTAAACAGAAATTACACAGATTACGTAACAGGCTTCAGATGTCACTGGGGTTAAAATGTAACTTGGTGGCCCCTGTCCCATCCCAGCGTGTAATTGGTCAACCACAGCATGAATATATCAAATTTCAACCTCCTCTGGACTTTTGGTCAGCCAGCTGTGGGTAAATACCCTGTACCTCATCCTAGCAGACCTCTTTTTACAGCTGCAGATGCCTTCAGGTCCTCCACCACCAGGCGTACAGTGACCATGACCACTTTCGAAGACATCTTAGAGGAGGCCGGCAAATTCGGTCGGAGCCAGATGCGAATTGTCTCCATATTCTGTTTGGTCTCCGTACCGTTTTCTTTCATATATGTGGGGATTGTATTCCAAGGCTTCACACCCGAacattggtgccgtgacccggcCGTTACTGAGATTCGGGAAACATGCGGCTGGAGTCTTCAAGACGCACGGAGGGCGACTGTACCCTTGATGAACAGCTCCACAGGGGTGATGTACAGTCAGTGTCAGAGATTGGATGTGGATTGGAACGCCACCGGTCTAACCTGCGATAATCCAGAAAATGAGCTCATCCAGGCCCAGCTGTCTACTCTACCGATGACGGGCTGTACAGAGGGCTGGGAGTACGACTATGAAGGGAGACAGTCGTTCGTCACTGAGGTGAGTGGTGGAATCACAAAACAAACTCTAATGCTAATAACAGTGTGAAGTTCAATGAGAGAACAAAATGTCTGACGTATGATCTCTCTGTTGCAGTTTGACCTAGTGTGCACAGACGCCTGGTATGTTGACATGTTCCAGGCCACGCTCAGTGTTGGTTTCTTAGTGGGCAGCATTGCAATCGGATACTTCGCAGACAAGTATGACTGATGCTTACTACTGGGTTTCCCAATTCCCCTtctcttatttttttaaccatttaaatttaattcattaatcaatttacatttcatatggatgcattttttttaatctaaaaatccTTAAAACTGATAAGTAGCACTTAAAtgtggctaaaaaaaaaaaaaatgccagtgCAGGAAGACAAAATGTGTTGAAGAcactctaccagtcaaaaatttttgaacagtaaatttgtaatgtttttaaagaagtctcttctgctccaagcctgcatttatttgatccaaagtacagcaaaaacagtaaaaaaaaaatctgacaattttttactatttaaaataactgctttctatctgaatatattataaaatatatttattcctgtgatcaaagctaaattttcagcatcattactccagtcttcagtgtcacacgatccttcagaaatcattataatatgctgatttgctgttcaagaaacatttattattattattattattattattattattattattattgtcaatatttaaaatagttgagttgtgaaattatacactataccattcaaaagcttcgagtcagtataattttttgggggaaaagaaattatagaaattaatatttttatttagcaaggatgctttagattgatcagaagtgatgataattagacattaataatgttacaaatgtataatgttataaatgctgtccttctgAACtgtctgtttatcaaagaaacctgagaaaattctactcagctgttttcaacatcataataataataataataacaaaggtttttgagcagcaaatcagaatattagaatgatttctgaaggatcatgtaactggagtaatgatgcaaaaaattcagctttgaaatcacagaaataaattaaattttttaaatactttggatcaaataaatgcaggtgagcagaagagacttctttacaaaacattaaaaatcttactgttcaaaaacttttgactggtagtgtatattcaaatagaaaacagctatttttaattgtaataatattgcacaatattactgcttttactgcattttttaaattaaattaatgcgattttgaaaacataaaaatccctaaacagtagtgtacattttaTCACAcagtgtacaaaataaaagccaaGACCATttttgcaaacagcttgattgacaggagATCTGTCCAATCTGCCATTCTGcccaacaaacaaatcaaacagaGTAGATTCATTTGTGGATATTCACATCTTTccatgatttaaataaaatacgttctgatgttcattcgtAGTTTTTTtcgtgctttaagtaaagaagaaaagacaatCGGTTCACGTGTCAATTGATCTATCAGGAAACATTAAAGGGCCACAAAACGGTATtgattgtttgaatttcttaaaggggtcatcggatgcccattttccacaagttgatatgatttttaggatcttaatgaaaagtctataatatactttggttaaaaattctcaatggttgtgtaaaacaccctttttaccttgccaaaatcagctctgcaaaaatcatctcattttggtcgaggctgctttaaatgcaaatgagctctgctcgccccgcccctctcttctctctgtgatgtgaggagtctgtttactttagccgcgtttagccgctaaacttgctaactagcactttattagtaaagatgatcgcaaagattcataaaaaaaacccttatactcacttctgctgtaagtgaagctggatctcAAATGTTTTGCacgaacacagacggatatatgtagatcgggaggtgcattcacttcacaaacaaacgtaatccactgcatcttcagcagctcagatgtcgggagtaaacgatgaccgctatgttcattattacatccagcaacacaacacctcaatcgctcaatcggagatattcttgtctaatttacatcactgctccggcattgaaacaaagaggttggactgttacaactgatctgaggtaagacgctcatgtcaatcaactatcgtgggagcggcctctgtgggtgtgacgccacaacgacaggcatctgagaatggctcgatttgaaaaaggggatattatttttacagattaattaaaaaccactgcatggatttttatcattatagggtagatttgtacatgcactgccaacacacattaatgttcaaacaacatgttaaagtgaacttagcatcctgATAACTGATTCACATGTTCTAATGTTTTCTTTCAGATACGGCAGAATGAAGAGTTTCCTAATGACCAACTTCTTCATCGGAGTAACAGGGATTCTAGTGGCGACGTCCCCTAATTACATCGCCCTGCTGGTGTTCAGAGCTCTCTTTGGCTTTGGAACGAAGGGCGGCTGGATGGTTGGATACGTGCTAAGTAACAAAACAATTTCAATTTattcaaatacacataaataagTTGTTGTTTCAGTTCAGGTGCAGTGGTATTGCATTAAAAGTTTACTAGGATCCTTGATAGTTCAGATATCCTCATGTTTACATCTCTTGTTTTTCTGGCTGCAGTCACAGAGCTGGTTGGGGTGGAGTACAGGAGGATGGTGGGAGTGACCTATCAGATGTTCTTCAGCTTGGGCATTCTCATCCTCCCTCTCTTAGCTTACTTCATACCAAACTGGCGCTGGCTACAGGTGGTCTTCACCATACCTTACATATGCTTCCTGACATACTACTGGTAAGAGCCTGTACATAGTGCATTACTGTTATGTGCAATTCAGATATTCAGAGTCTTCAGAAGGctgaatttaaagggatagttcaaacaaaaataacaattctgtcaataattacttcacctcatgttgttccaaacctgtaagacctttgttcatgtttgaaacacaaataatgatatttttgatgacatccgagagctttatgaccctgcttagacagcaacgcaactacgtTCAAGGCCTAAAAAGGTAGTAATGTTAATTGTTAATTGTTGtgaaatgttatgaagctacgagaatacattttgtgcgcaaaataaaacaaaagttatgGTGTTAATgaacaatttcttaattcacgagagtaccatgatgcatacatgtgcattcctctgctcctattttctttgtttcataaaattacggttgaaccactgatgtcacatgcactactttaacaatgtccttactacatttctgggccttgaacaggtcagttgcattgctgtctatgtagggtcagaaagctctcagatttaatcaaaaatatcttaatttgtgttctgaagatgaaagaaggCCTTATGGgtttatttaagatttatttacttgtttgtgTGCAAATTTGTATTGGAATATTGTGTCCCTCTATAATCCCCACCAACCCACCTAGTTTTCTATCTAATtcttataaaatttaaatgaaaagattagattagattaaatATAAACTAACATACAAATAACATACAAATACTGTAGTATAAGACCTTTGATGTGTACATCTTCAAGATACactatgttttaaaaagaaatcaatggtcagcaaaaatgtattaaactcagtgttgccaagtctgcagttttcctgAGGAATTGGGCTACTGAAACACTGTTGCCTCGATTTGTTTTTCGTGTCCGCAGGtttaagcgaccccaataatgtcatatttagcccctggaatacGAATTTACCAAGAGAATCccgacaaaaaaaaatgtgtattttacagcCAGGAACGCAATTGGGCTGGTTTTTGGGCTACTTTTGAGAAGCAATTAgggggttttgttgtgaaaacctggcaaccctgattaaacTGTTCCATAGTGAcagtaatgacatttataatgttacaaaagaattctatttaaaataattccagcatattagaatggtttctaaaggatcatgtgatactgaagactgaatGGTAGTATGTCTATTTgatatgtgatttttttcatttaaaaaatgtcatttttaggtCACGTTCACATAATCTAAACGCATATTTCCAGATGATGAACTCTTTATCAACTGaacattataatgttttaacattGTCATTATTCTCTCCAAACCATATCTGATTTAAGATGAATACAAAGAACAATCTTGACCAGGGTGTATATTCATTTAGGATATTTACTTGTAGTTGGGTCATTCCGTGTCAGCTCAACCAGAGGTACCCGgttcaaatttttgattttgctaatattttttctgaagaaagatagagaTTTGTAGTGATGAAgaccaaaatataaaatgtcatggatgaatatttactgagtaattcACTATTGTGTAGAGaggggtcaaaatggcaattttcatgTAAGATTCAGAGCCAAAATTCAGGAGTGTAACAATGACTtaagaaagatggcagcatcataatgttatttttacacagagattggtaggtctgttaataaaatcttttgactttagcaatctttgttacattatgtgccaatggtgaccatttaaaaattttttaattaatatttttaaggccctatatgtttcggttccagagatattggaagTTTAATATGACTCTaggagtaaatcattaaaaggtacattcagtggtcaaaaaccaaatgtgggtcagtttgcaaaaatatgatacttcttttattttgaaaaggaatgtctgaagaacaaataatgttgaaactagaggtctatcttgtttccttctgcCAAGAAAACTGCATTGAACACCTGTTTGAGTgcaataaatattcttttttcaaAGTCTGTGTGCATATAATTCAAGAAGTATTGAAGATattgcaattttgagatttCAGATTCTAGTTTTTAATAAACCTCTGGAATCTTAATTTTCAAGGCCCTTTATTGctcagttccagagatatggTGACCTCAATGAGGCTCCATGTTTAGATTATTGaatattacccattttcagtggttgaaaaccaaatgttggtctCTTTGTATGCAGTTGATACTAATTTCATTTAAAGACAGATGTCTGAAgaataaataatgttgaaattagaattagtatctcaggtgaaaattgccattttgaaaTTGCCCCTCTACAAAACAGTGGATtattcagtaaatattcatccatgatatttaatattttggctttcatggtctttcttcagaaaaaatagtagcaaaatccaaaatttgagctggggaagtttttgaaattttgcTGATTTGATGACCCGGTAAAAAGTTAAACTATGATTGATAAATGTAGTcattttgcataatttaaaatacaatgtgAATTTCAGGTTTATCCCTGAATCACCAAGATGGCTTCTAAGCCAAAACAAGAGAAAGGAAGCACTGGAGGTCACAAAAGCGATAGCCAAAGAGAACGGAAAGACACTGTCCAAGAAAATTGAGGTACAGagtttacattaaaatgatgaGCATAAAATAACGCTGAATGTCCAGATGTCTCTTAACGTCCAAATTTATCCATCAGACCCTGACTGATGACAACACAGACTCAGCCTCAACTGCGTCTTTCATGGACCTGTTCAAGACTTCCAAACTTAGAAAATTCACATTCATCCTGAGCTTCAACTGGTACGCTAGATCTTAAAC
This is a stretch of genomic DNA from Labeo rohita strain BAU-BD-2019 chromosome 20, IGBB_LRoh.1.0, whole genome shotgun sequence. It encodes these proteins:
- the slc22a2 gene encoding solute carrier family 22 member 2; translated protein: MTTFEDILEEAGKFGRSQMRIVSIFCLVSVPFSFIYVGIVFQGFTPEHWCRDPAVTEIRETCGWSLQDARRATVPLMNSSTGVMYSQCQRLDVDWNATGLTCDNPENELIQAQLSTLPMTGCTEGWEYDYEGRQSFVTEFDLVCTDAWYVDMFQATLSVGFLVGSIAIGYFADKYGRMKSFLMTNFFIGVTGILVATSPNYIALLVFRALFGFGTKGGWMVGYVLITELVGVEYRRMVGVTYQMFFSLGILILPLLAYFIPNWRWLQVVFTIPYICFLTYYWFIPESPRWLLSQNKRKEALEVTKAIAKENGKTLSKKIETLTDDNTDSASTASFMDLFKTSKLRKFTFILSFNWFTSAVVYQGLIMRLGILGGNVYVDFLISGIVELPAAFLILLTIERIGRRLPFATANIVAGAACLITAFIPDSMFWLKSAVACVGRLGITVAFEMVVFVNAELYPTVIRNLGVSACSTLCDIGGIIAPFLLYRLAVIWLELPLIIFGALAFVAGGLVLLLPETKGMPLPETIDDIECPNRNKENQLKSQQLENLLPSDVTTNKEVTAV